The genomic segment GATCGACCTTCGTCCTTTGGTCCAGCTAAGTCGGCTTGTGTAGCCGCAATCTGCCCTCATCCTGACTCTCTGCTATCCTGAGTGGTTTACCCAACCACTCAGAGAGGCCAAACCGGCCCCTGGAGCGGTGGGAAGGGGGCTGACATGCCGGAACATCGGGCACGCAAACATCATCACGACCGGGTGGCCGAGACGCTGCGCGAAGAGATTGGCTCCATGATCGAGGGGGAACTCTCCGATCCCCGCATCGGCTTCTGCTACGTCAGCGAAGTCATCCTCAATCCGGGGGGCAAATCGGCACGCGTTTATGTCGCGATTGACGGCGCGGTTCCGGACATCGTGAAGGCCGAAGAAGAGACGATCGCCGGCCTCGAGGCTGCCAAAGGGTATATTCGTTACGAGTTGAAAGAACGCATGGGAGTGCGTCATGTTCCAGACCTTGCCTTCTTCCCCGATCGCTCCGGCAGGTTCCAGGCGCGTATTAACGAGCTGATCTCGCGCGGCCGGAAACGACAGAAGACACAGGTGGAGTAGTTTCTGGATGAGTCTCAGCGACCACGGCAGCGCGCCAGGTAACGGAGCGGCCTCGAATAACGGATGGTTCCCCTGCCATGGGGAGCCGGGCTGGGTTCCGGAAGACCCTCTCGCCGCCATCCTCGACATCCTGCGCCAGGGCGAACGGTTCCTGGTCTGCTCGCATTCGCGGCCTGACGGCGACGCGGTGGGCTCGATGCTCGCCATGGGCGTGCTGATCCAGAAGTTGGGCAAGCGCGTCGACCTGGTGGCCGCGGATCGCGTGCCGAACATCTACCGCGGCGTTCCCGGTGCAGACGCGATCCACTTCGCCATGCGCGTGCATGGCCCTTACGACGCCGTCATTGTGCTGGAGTGCGACAGCACGGAGAGGACCGGGCTGCGCGGCCTGGAAGAG from the Occallatibacter riparius genome contains:
- the rbfA gene encoding 30S ribosome-binding factor RbfA; the encoded protein is MPEHRARKHHHDRVAETLREEIGSMIEGELSDPRIGFCYVSEVILNPGGKSARVYVAIDGAVPDIVKAEEETIAGLEAAKGYIRYELKERMGVRHVPDLAFFPDRSGRFQARINELISRGRKRQKTQVE